In Natronococcus sp. AD-5, the genomic window GAGGCCGAGAAGGCCGAATCCGAGTCGGGAGATCTCGTCTACGACGTCACTATCCCACCGTACCGCGTCGACGTCCTCCACCCGCTGGACGTCATCGACGACCTCGGGCGGGCCTACGGCTTCAACGACCTCGAGCCGCGCTACCCCGAGGTCGGAACCGTCGGCGGCCGCCACGAGCGCTCCCGGCTCGAGCGCGCCGTCCGCACGCAGCTCGTCGGGCTCGGCTTCGAGGACCTGCTGAACTTCCACATGACCAACGAGGAAGAGAACTACGAGCGGGTCGACGTCTCGCCCGGTGACGCGGTCTACGGCGCCGGCGAGCCGGCGACGATCAAGGAGCCCTACAGCGAGGACTACACCATCCTCCGGACGTGGACCCTCCCCTCCCTGCTGCAGGTGCTCGAGAACAACACCCACCGTGCCTACCCGCAGCACCTCTCGGAGGTCGGCTTCGCGGCCGAACTCGACGAGACGGAGAACACGGGCGTCGCGGAGGGACGCCGCGTCGGGGCCGTCCTCGCGAGCCACGACGCCGGCTACGAGGACGCCAAGGCCCGGCTCCAGGCGCTCGCCCGGGACTTCGACGTCGACCTCGAGACGCCCGCGACCGACCACCCGACGTTCATCCCGGGACGCGCGGCGGACGTGGTCATCGACGGCGAGACCGTCGGCGTCGTCGGCGAGATCCACCCGAAGGTGCTCGTCGAGCACGACCTCGAAGTGCCGGTCGCGGCGTTCGAGTTCGACCTCGGAGCGCTTCGATAGGGTCGTTCGCGTCCGCGAGCGAAGCATCGAAGCCGCTTCGGGAATGCGAACGAACGCTCGCATCCGTGACCGAAGCGAGCGGCTTCTTTTCGTGCAGGAAAAGCGGAAAGCGCGTCGCTCAGAGCCCAGTACGTTAGAATCGAGAACGAGTCAGGCGACCTGCTAGAATTCGTGCTCTACATCATCTTCGTTGGCCTTCTGAATGATGATCTTGCCGTCTCGGACGCGGACGAACACTTCGTCACCGATATCCATGCCCGCGACTGCGAGTTCGTCCTCGTGGAGATTCAGATGAACGTTGTGATAATTGCCGTCTTCGTCTTTCGCACCGCTTGGACTCAACTTCTTTTTCCGTACCATCGCGGGATTCTAGGTCGAACTTCGCCGTAGGATATACTTAAGTGTTTTCTACGTCCCATCGAACAAACGCGTTTCAACGTCGAATCCCACGCAAATACGCGGTATCGGGCCCATCTCGTGCGGGGAGCATCACGGACAGAAGCGCGACGGCGTTACTTAAAGATGACGGCGCAGTCGGTCGGTTTTGGGGGATATCTTTATGTCGGATCGTGTGCTGAACTGACATGGAGGCGAAAACTATGGTACGTGACGACGGCAAGCGGAACTTCGCACTGCGCGAATCGAGCGGCGACGAGACGAGCGTGTTCTCGGGGAACACCCCCCGTCAGGCCGCCCTCAAGGCGGCTCGGCGACTCGATCCCGGCTCGAGCGAGGACGACGCCGATCGCGTCGAGCTCCGACTCCGAGAGAAGGGGACCGACAAGGTTCACATCTACGACGGCTGGGCCTGGGAGGAGACGGCTCCCGACGACAAACCCGACTGGATGCCAAACGAAATCACGGAGGCAAACGTCTCGAAGAAAGGAATCGAACACCTAGAGGAGTGAACAGCCATCCGGCAGATGAATTTTCACGGGAGTCGAGTCGCCGCGGACAGCGGTATCGTCGGCATCTCGAGAGATGATGCCCGCAACCGGTCCGCGCGGGTCTTCTCGTCCGAAGTCGGGAGGACCGGATCGGAACGACGATTCGACAGCGTAAACCCTCGCCAGTTCTGCACCCAGCGACGGTCTTTTGCTGTGGAACCAGCAAGGGATGGACAATGAGCGCAGTTACCCTCGGCCCCGAAGGGACCTACTCGCACCGGGCAGCGAGCGCGATCGCCGCGGACGACGAGATCGACTTCCGACAGTCGGTGACGGCGATCGTCGAGGCCGTCGCGACCGGCGAGTACGACCGCGGGATCGTTCCCATCGAGAACAGCATCGAGGGGAGCGTCAGCGAGAGTCTCGACGCCGTCGCCGAGTACGACGTCGCCATCGTCCGCGAGATCGTCACCCCGATCAGACACGCCCTGCTCGCCCGGGGGTCGGAGTTCGAGACGATCGCTAGCCACTCCCAGGCGCTGGCCCAGTGTCGCACCTACCTCGAGCGCGAGCACCCTGACGCGACCCTCGAGGCCGTCGCGAGTACGGCCCAGGGCGTCGAATTCGCCCGCGAAGATCCCTCCATCGCGGGGATCGGCCACCCGGCGAACGCCGACCTGGAGAACGGACTCGAGGTGCTCGCCGAGGACATCCAGGATCAGGACTCGAACGCGACCCGGTTCTTCGCGCTCGCGCCCGCCGAGGAGCGCTCGAAGGGCGGCGGAAAGACCTCGCTCGTGGTGTACCCGAACGCGAACTATCCCGGACTGCTACTCGAGTTGCTCGAGCCGTTCGCGGAACGGGACATCAACCTCTCTCGCGTCGAGTCGCGGCCGAGCGGCCAGCGACTGGGCGAC contains:
- a CDS encoding non-histone chromosomal MC1 family protein, with the translated sequence MVRDDGKRNFALRESSGDETSVFSGNTPRQAALKAARRLDPGSSEDDADRVELRLREKGTDKVHIYDGWAWEETAPDDKPDWMPNEITEANVSKKGIEHLEE
- the pheA gene encoding prephenate dehydratase: MSAVTLGPEGTYSHRAASAIAADDEIDFRQSVTAIVEAVATGEYDRGIVPIENSIEGSVSESLDAVAEYDVAIVREIVTPIRHALLARGSEFETIASHSQALAQCRTYLEREHPDATLEAVASTAQGVEFAREDPSIAGIGHPANADLENGLEVLAEDIQDQDSNATRFFALAPAEERSKGGGKTSLVVYPNANYPGLLLELLEPFAERDINLSRVESRPSGQRLGDYVFHVDVDAGLYESRTTEAIEDIEELAANGWVRRLGSYDTEHVVE